A region of Streptomyces halobius DNA encodes the following proteins:
- the mqnP gene encoding menaquinone biosynthesis prenyltransferase MqnP has translation MTVSAAAAVPRPGRTRAFLRLVMIEHSVFALPFAYIASLTAMFQWDRHIHWGRLLLVTVAMVGLRTFAMACNRIIDREIDARNPRTAGRELVTGAVTVRSAWTGAIVAVVIFLGAAALLNPLCLALAPIAVVPMVVYPYGKRFTNFPHAILGLAQAMGPVGAWIAISGSWSWDAVVLGLAVGVWIGGFDLIFGCQDVQADRAHGVKSVPARFGIPAALHGARASHAVTTALLVWYALATGAGVFFWAGLVIVVAAFLYEHTIVRPHDLSRLNRAFFTVNGFIGIALFVCALLDLLVRGLTV, from the coding sequence GTGACCGTCTCCGCCGCCGCGGCGGTTCCCCGGCCGGGCAGGACCAGGGCGTTCCTGCGCCTGGTGATGATCGAGCACTCCGTCTTCGCGCTGCCCTTCGCGTATATCGCCTCGCTCACCGCGATGTTCCAGTGGGACCGGCACATCCACTGGGGCCGGCTGCTGCTCGTCACCGTCGCCATGGTCGGGCTGCGGACGTTCGCGATGGCCTGCAACCGCATCATCGACCGGGAGATCGACGCCCGGAACCCGCGGACGGCGGGCCGCGAACTGGTCACCGGCGCGGTCACCGTGCGGTCCGCCTGGACCGGGGCGATCGTCGCCGTGGTGATCTTCCTGGGGGCCGCGGCGCTGCTCAACCCGCTGTGCCTGGCGCTGGCGCCGATCGCGGTGGTGCCGATGGTGGTCTATCCGTACGGGAAGCGCTTCACCAACTTCCCGCACGCGATCCTGGGTCTTGCCCAGGCGATGGGGCCGGTCGGCGCCTGGATCGCGATCAGCGGCAGCTGGTCCTGGGACGCGGTCGTTCTCGGCCTCGCCGTCGGCGTCTGGATCGGCGGCTTCGACCTGATCTTCGGCTGCCAGGACGTCCAGGCCGACCGGGCGCACGGCGTGAAGTCCGTACCGGCCCGCTTCGGCATCCCGGCGGCGCTGCACGGCGCCCGCGCCAGCCATGCCGTCACCACGGCCCTGCTGGTCTGGTACGCGCTGGCCACCGGCGCCGGGGTCTTCTTCTGGGCCGGTCTGGTGATCGTCGTCGCGGCGTTCCTCTACGAGCACACCATCGTCCGGCCGCACGATCTGTCCCGGCTCAACCGGGCCTTCTTCACGGTCAACGGCTTCATCGGCATCGCACTGTTCGTCTGCGCGCTGCTGGATCTGCTGGTGCGTGGGCTGACGGTCTGA
- a CDS encoding PLD nuclease N-terminal domain-containing protein: MLRVLMFVVPLALSIYAFIDCISTDERHVRYIPKPLWAILVLLFPLVGSVSWLLAGKDRTGQAAEDGEQRPPGGSARPGSGWVAPDDNPEFLSSLDKERHEKDETLLKDWEADLRRREEELRRERDDAADGPEDTPPPAKG; this comes from the coding sequence ATGCTGCGGGTACTGATGTTCGTGGTGCCGCTGGCTCTGAGCATCTACGCGTTCATCGACTGCATCTCCACCGACGAGCGGCATGTGCGGTACATCCCCAAGCCGCTGTGGGCGATCCTCGTCCTCCTCTTTCCGCTCGTCGGCTCCGTCTCGTGGCTGCTCGCGGGCAAGGACCGCACCGGGCAGGCCGCCGAGGACGGCGAACAGCGCCCTCCAGGCGGCAGCGCGCGGCCCGGCAGCGGCTGGGTGGCACCGGACGACAACCCCGAGTTCCTGAGCTCCCTGGACAAGGAGCGGCACGAGAAGGACGAGACGCTGCTGAAGGACTGGGAGGCCGATCTGCGCCGCCGCGAGGAGGAACTGCGCCGCGAGCGCGACGACGCGGCAGACGGCCCGGAGGACACGCCGCCACCGGCCAAGGGCTGA
- a CDS encoding rhomboid family intramembrane serine protease, whose amino-acid sequence MTRVITAISLMAGWVGLLWLLEGIDFISGHALDSFGIQPRDVGELADVVPAAFIHFGFGHLAANSLPLLLLGFIAVLRSGVPRFLGVVLLITVASGLGVWLTAPPYSNTAGASGVVFGLFGYLLVRGFIERKALDIGIGLVVGVVYGSILWGALPSDSGISWQGHLFGLIGGVLAAIAFRERPGAVTDSAAVRPIP is encoded by the coding sequence ATGACACGAGTGATCACCGCGATCAGCCTGATGGCAGGCTGGGTCGGGCTGCTGTGGCTGCTGGAGGGCATCGACTTCATCAGCGGGCACGCGCTGGACTCCTTCGGCATCCAGCCGCGTGACGTCGGCGAGCTGGCCGATGTGGTGCCCGCCGCCTTCATCCACTTCGGCTTCGGCCACCTGGCGGCCAACTCCCTGCCCCTGCTGCTGCTCGGCTTCATCGCCGTGCTGCGCAGCGGGGTGCCCCGCTTCCTCGGTGTCGTGCTGCTCATCACCGTCGCCAGCGGGCTGGGCGTCTGGCTGACCGCGCCGCCGTACAGCAACACCGCCGGCGCCTCCGGCGTCGTCTTCGGGCTCTTCGGCTATCTCCTGGTGCGCGGCTTCATCGAGCGCAAGGCCCTCGACATCGGTATCGGCCTGGTCGTCGGCGTGGTGTACGGCTCGATCCTCTGGGGCGCGCTGCCGAGCGACAGCGGCATCAGCTGGCAGGGCCATCTGTTCGGGCTGATCGGCGGGGTGCTGGCGGCCATCGCCTTCCGGGAGCGCCCGGGGGCCGTCACGGACAGTGCCGCCGTCAGACCCATCCCGTAG
- the ccsB gene encoding c-type cytochrome biogenesis protein CcsB — protein MNMAAAANETLAQNSNLLVYSAMAVYTLAFIAHMAEWVFGSRSKVGRTAAALTAEAKAPAAVPVQVAKQGGTAVLERPKVVTKAAPGSRDVPDGPGAAGGTEKGDLYGRIAISLTVLAWALHVGGVVTRALSVQRAPWGNMYEFSTTFAAVAVGVYLLLLVLKKDIRWIGLPLVTTVLLDLGLAVSVLYTASDQLVPALHSYWLWIHVSCAILSGAVLYLGAVSTLLFLFRDRYENKLTDPAGPQPGAFASSVLERLPSAASLDKFAYRVNATVFPLWTFTIIAGAIWAEAAWGRYWGWDPKEVWSFITWVAYACYLHARATAGWKGRRAAWLGLIAFACYLFNYYGVNIFVTGLHSYAGV, from the coding sequence GTGAACATGGCTGCCGCAGCCAACGAGACACTGGCGCAAAACAGCAATCTGCTGGTCTATTCGGCGATGGCTGTCTACACCCTGGCGTTCATCGCGCACATGGCGGAGTGGGTGTTCGGCAGCCGCAGCAAGGTCGGCCGCACCGCCGCCGCGCTGACCGCCGAGGCCAAGGCGCCCGCCGCGGTCCCCGTCCAGGTCGCGAAGCAGGGGGGGACCGCCGTACTGGAGCGCCCCAAGGTCGTCACCAAGGCGGCCCCCGGCAGCCGCGATGTGCCGGACGGCCCGGGCGCCGCGGGCGGCACCGAGAAGGGCGACCTCTACGGCCGGATCGCCATCTCGCTGACCGTCCTGGCCTGGGCGCTGCACGTCGGCGGGGTCGTCACCCGGGCCCTGTCCGTGCAGCGCGCCCCCTGGGGCAACATGTACGAGTTCTCCACGACCTTCGCCGCGGTCGCGGTGGGCGTCTACCTGCTGCTGCTCGTCCTCAAGAAGGACATCCGCTGGATCGGCCTGCCCCTGGTCACCACGGTCCTGCTCGACCTGGGCCTGGCCGTCTCCGTCCTCTACACCGCCAGCGACCAGCTCGTTCCGGCGCTGCACTCCTACTGGCTGTGGATTCACGTCAGCTGCGCGATCCTGTCCGGCGCGGTGCTCTACCTCGGCGCCGTCTCCACGCTGCTGTTCCTCTTCCGCGACCGCTACGAGAACAAGCTCACCGACCCGGCCGGCCCGCAGCCCGGCGCCTTCGCCTCGTCCGTGCTGGAGCGGCTGCCCTCGGCCGCCTCGCTGGACAAGTTCGCCTACCGGGTCAACGCCACCGTCTTCCCGCTGTGGACGTTCACCATCATCGCGGGCGCCATCTGGGCCGAGGCCGCCTGGGGCCGCTACTGGGGCTGGGACCCCAAGGAGGTCTGGTCCTTCATCACCTGGGTCGCCTACGCCTGCTATCTGCACGCGCGCGCCACGGCGGGCTGGAAGGGGCGCAGGGCCGCCTGGCTGGGCCTGATCGCGTTCGCCTGCTACCTGTTCAACTACTACGGCGTGAACATCTTCGTCACCGGCCTGCACTCGTACGCCGGGGTCTGA
- a CDS encoding menaquinone biosynthesis decarboxylase has translation MAYDDLRSFLRALDREGDLKRIKAEVDPYLEVGEIVDRVQKAGGPALLFENVKGSAMPLAMNVYGTDRRLLKALGLKAYDEISGKIGGLLKPELPQGFVGVREAFGKLADMTHVPPKKVKGESASVQEVVLTGDDVDLDALPALFTWPKDGGSFFNLGLTHTKHPETGVRNLGLYRLQRHDKRTIGMHWQIHKDSRNHYQVAAKRGERLPVAIAFGCPPAVTYASTAPLPGDIDEYLFAGFLQGKRIEMVDCKTVPLQVPANAEVVIEGWLEPGEMLPEGPFGDHTGFYTPQEPFPALTIDCVTMRRRPLLQSIVVGRPPTEDGPLGRATERFFLPLLKIIVPDIVDYHLPESGGFHNCAIVSIDKKYPKHAQKVMHAIWGAHMMSLTKLIVVVDADCDVHDLHEVSWRALGNTDYARDLTVVEGPVDHLDHASYQQFWGGKAGIDATKKWPEEGYTRDGGWPDMVESDPRTAALVDRRWTEYGL, from the coding sequence ATGGCTTATGACGATCTTCGCTCGTTCCTGCGCGCGCTCGACAGGGAGGGCGACCTCAAGCGCATCAAGGCCGAGGTCGACCCGTATCTGGAAGTCGGCGAGATCGTGGACCGGGTGCAGAAGGCCGGCGGTCCGGCGCTGCTCTTCGAGAACGTCAAGGGTTCGGCGATGCCGCTGGCCATGAACGTCTACGGCACCGACCGCCGGCTCCTGAAGGCGCTCGGCCTGAAGGCGTACGACGAGATCAGCGGCAAGATCGGCGGGCTGCTCAAACCAGAGCTGCCACAGGGTTTCGTCGGTGTGCGGGAGGCGTTCGGCAAGCTCGCCGACATGACGCACGTACCGCCGAAGAAGGTGAAGGGCGAGAGCGCGTCCGTGCAGGAAGTCGTGCTCACCGGCGATGACGTCGACCTGGACGCGCTTCCCGCGCTGTTCACCTGGCCCAAGGACGGCGGTTCGTTCTTCAACCTGGGGCTGACGCACACCAAGCACCCGGAGACCGGTGTGCGCAACCTCGGCCTGTACCGCCTGCAGCGCCACGACAAGCGCACCATCGGGATGCACTGGCAGATCCACAAGGACAGCCGCAACCACTACCAGGTGGCCGCGAAGCGGGGGGAGAGACTGCCGGTGGCGATCGCCTTCGGGTGTCCGCCGGCCGTGACGTACGCCTCGACGGCTCCGCTGCCCGGCGATATCGACGAGTACCTCTTCGCGGGCTTCCTCCAGGGCAAGCGGATCGAGATGGTCGACTGCAAGACGGTGCCACTGCAGGTGCCGGCCAACGCCGAGGTCGTCATCGAGGGCTGGCTGGAGCCCGGGGAGATGCTGCCCGAGGGCCCGTTCGGCGATCACACCGGCTTCTACACGCCGCAGGAGCCGTTCCCCGCGCTGACCATCGACTGTGTGACGATGCGGCGACGGCCGCTGCTGCAGTCGATCGTCGTCGGGCGGCCGCCGACGGAGGACGGGCCGCTGGGCCGTGCGACGGAGCGCTTCTTCCTTCCGCTCCTCAAGATCATCGTGCCGGACATCGTGGACTACCACCTGCCGGAGTCCGGCGGCTTCCACAACTGCGCGATCGTCTCGATCGACAAGAAATACCCCAAGCATGCGCAGAAGGTGATGCACGCGATCTGGGGTGCGCACATGATGTCGCTGACCAAGCTGATCGTGGTCGTGGACGCGGACTGCGATGTGCACGATCTGCACGAGGTGTCCTGGCGGGCGCTGGGCAACACCGACTACGCCCGCGATCTGACCGTCGTCGAGGGCCCCGTCGACCATCTCGACCACGCCTCCTACCAACAGTTCTGGGGCGGCAAGGCGGGCATCGACGCGACGAAGAAGTGGCCCGAGGAGGGGTACACGCGGGACGGGGGCTGGCCGGACATGGTCGAGTCCGATCCGAGGACGGCCGCGCTGGTCGACCGCCGCTGGACGGAGTACGGGCTGTGA